TCCAAAAGATGTGATTTTATACATTATATCAAAATTAGGTGTGGATGCTGGAGTTGGATATTTTGTAGAATATGCAGGGTCTATTATTGATAAAATGAGTATGGAAGGGAGAATGACAATTTGCAATATGAGTATTGAAATGGGAGCAAAAGGCGGATTAATAGCTCCAGATCAAATTACTTTCGATTACGTAAAAAAATGTAATGGATTCCAAAAATTTAAACAAAAAGAAAAAAAAATCATAGAATATTGGAAGTCCTTAAAAACAGATGACAATACAATATTTGACAAGGAATATGTATTCAATGCTGAAAATATTGAACCTATGATAACATATGGAACAAATCCTGGAATGTCAATCAAAATATCTGATCCAATTCCCAAATTAAACGTAGATCATAAATCTCTGGACTATATGGGGTTTTTATTAGGAGAATCTTTGATAGGAAAGACAATTAATTATATTTTTATAGGAAGTTGTACAAATTCTAGAATAGAAGATTTAAGATTAGTCGCTTCTATAATAAAAGGTAAAAATAAAGCAACTCATGTACAAGCGATGATAGTACCTGGATCAAATCAAGTAGTAAAACAAGTTAGAAAAGAAGGATTAGATAAGATTTTTAAAGATTCTGGATTTGATTTTCGTCAACCAGGATGTTCTGCTTGTTTAGGTATGAATGAAGATAAAATCCCTGCAGGTGAATATTGTATTTCCACATCTAATAGAAATTTTGAAGGAAGACAGGGGCCAGGATCTAGAACTTTACTTGCTAGCCCTTTAACTGCAGCCATTGTAGCTATTGAAGGAAAAATTGTAGATATTAATAAATATATTCATGAAAAAATTTACAACGTTAATTAGTCAAGTTGTTCCATTGTCTATAGAGGACATAGATACAGATCAAATTATTCCTGCTCGTTTTTTAAAAGAAATTAAACGTGAAACATGTGGAAAAAATCTTTTTATGGATTGGCGTTATAAAAAAGATGGATCTTTAAATAAAAATTTTATATTAAATAATCCTAATTTTCATGGAAAAATTCTTTTATCAGGAAGAAATTTTGGTTGTGGATCCAGTCGAGAGCATGCTGCATGGGCTCTTTTTTATTATGGATTTAGAGTGATAATATCTAGTTTTTTTGCTGATATTTTTAAAGAAAATGCATTAAATAATGGATTATTAATTATAGAAGTATCTGAATTTTTTTTAAAAAAATTATTTAATGCAATTGAAAAAAATCCAAATCTTCAAGTAAAAGTAAATTTAATTAATCAGAAAGTGACAATTATAGAAACAGGAGAATTTTATAAATTTTATATACATCCATATAAAAAAAATTGTTTTATTCATGGTTATGATGATATAGATTTTTTGATCTCTATAAAAGATGATATAGAAAATTTTGAAAAAAATAGAAAAATATTTATAATATGATAAAAAATATTTCTGTAATAGAAGGAGATGGAGTCGGACCTGAAGTGATGAAACAAACTATAAAAGCTTTAAATTCCATAGCTATAAAATATGGTCATAATTTTCATTATAAAAATGTTTTAGCTGGATCTAAAGCTATAGAAAAATTTGGATCTCCTATGCCAGAAGAAACTATAGATATTTGTCTAAAATCAGATGCTGTTTTATTTGGTTGCGTAGGGGACCCAAAACATGATGATTCCCCAATAGGTATGAGACCTGAAGACGGATTATTAAAGCTCAGAAAAAAGATGAATTTATATTGTAATATTCGTCCTATAGTTGTCTTTCCTAAATTAGATAAATCTCCTATAAAAAAGGAATTTTTAAATAAAATTGATTTTATTATATATCGTGAACTAACAGGTGGAATTTATTTTGGAGAAAAAGGCCGTCGTAAAAATGGAGAGGAAGCTTATGATTATTGTATTTATTCTAAAGCGGAAATTGAAAGAATTGGGGAAATGGCTTTTAAAGCTGCTTTTCTTCGTAAGAAGAAAGTAACATTAGTGGATAAAGCTAATGTATTAGAAACTTCTAGATTGTGGAGAGAGGTTATTAAAAAAATATCGTTCGATTATC
This DNA window, taken from Blattabacterium sp. (Nauphoeta cinerea), encodes the following:
- the leuD gene encoding 3-isopropylmalate dehydratase small subunit, which translates into the protein MKKFTTLISQVVPLSIEDIDTDQIIPARFLKEIKRETCGKNLFMDWRYKKDGSLNKNFILNNPNFHGKILLSGRNFGCGSSREHAAWALFYYGFRVIISSFFADIFKENALNNGLLIIEVSEFFLKKLFNAIEKNPNLQVKVNLINQKVTIIETGEFYKFYIHPYKKNCFIHGYDDIDFLISIKDDIENFEKNRKIFII
- the leuB gene encoding 3-isopropylmalate dehydrogenase, which translates into the protein MIKNISVIEGDGVGPEVMKQTIKALNSIAIKYGHNFHYKNVLAGSKAIEKFGSPMPEETIDICLKSDAVLFGCVGDPKHDDSPIGMRPEDGLLKLRKKMNLYCNIRPIVVFPKLDKSPIKKEFLNKIDFIIYRELTGGIYFGEKGRRKNGEEAYDYCIYSKAEIERIGEMAFKAAFLRKKKVTLVDKANVLETSRLWREVIKKISFDYPDVYLDFLYVDNASMQIIMNPNKFDIILTDNMFGDILSDESSILTSSLGLLPSASIGYDKSMFEPIHGSYPQAKGKNIANPLGCILSGSMMLEYFGMYKEKNLLEKAVQNSIEEKICTPDIIDSKLSSTTEEVGDYIEKYIINQ
- the leuC gene encoding 3-isopropylmalate dehydratase large subunit; the encoded protein is MSKSLFDKIWDSHVVKKLENEIYVLYIDRHYIHEVTSPQAFIELKRRNLSILRQNKIIATADHNVPTINQHLPISDYLSRNQINLLTDNCKKFGITLYGLGDKNNGIVHVIGPELGHTLPGMTIVCGDSHTSTHGAFGCIAFGIGTSQITMVMASQCLLLSKPKQMKIQLNGNLRKGVTPKDVILYIISKLGVDAGVGYFVEYAGSIIDKMSMEGRMTICNMSIEMGAKGGLIAPDQITFDYVKKCNGFQKFKQKEKKIIEYWKSLKTDDNTIFDKEYVFNAENIEPMITYGTNPGMSIKISDPIPKLNVDHKSLDYMGFLLGESLIGKTINYIFIGSCTNSRIEDLRLVASIIKGKNKATHVQAMIVPGSNQVVKQVRKEGLDKIFKDSGFDFRQPGCSACLGMNEDKIPAGEYCISTSNRNFEGRQGPGSRTLLASPLTAAIVAIEGKIVDINKYIHEKIYNVN